Genomic window (Nicotiana sylvestris chromosome 7, ASM39365v2, whole genome shotgun sequence):
TATGCTCCTGTACACCATATGCAGACAGCACCTCAACATTGACCGGTTTTGAATTGACTACATTTGCGCCAACTTGTGCATTATAATCTTGTCAATGCAAAAATTTAAAAGATACGGATGAACAGTACTATTCATAATAACTAATTAATTATCCATCGCCATCCATCTATAAATACGGATAGCAAGAAACTAAGGATCATATCATCAAACAGctaaaagaagaaattaaacaTGTCTCCTTCATTGCCTACTACACTTGTTgcctctctctttcttttctgcCAAATATTTTCTTCAATTGCCCAAGTCCCAGTTGAAAACACCTTCAAATTCGTCAATGAAGGTGAATTAGGACCTTTTGTTGTCGAATACCAAGCAGATTATCGTGTTTTCTCTGGAATTTTCACTAATCCATTCCAGTTCTGTTTTTACAACACTACCCCTAATGCATGGACACTAGCTTTGCGCATGGGTACTGTCCGTTCCGAATCTCTAATGCGTTGGGTATGGGAAGCTAATAGGGGAAATCCTGTCAAGGAAAATGCCACTTTTTCTTTAGGAACAGATGGAAATCTTGTCTTGGCAGAAGCTAATGGTCGAATTGCTTGGCAAACAAACACAGCTAAAAAAGGCGTCACTGGTTTCAAGTTGTTACCAAATGGTAACTTTGTCCTTCATAACTCAAAGGGAAAATtcatttggcagagtttcgaccaTCCCACCGACACTCTTTTAGTGGGCCAATCTCTCCGCTTGTCAGGCCCGAATAAGCTTGTGAGCCGGGCCTCCATGAAAAAGAACGTAAACGGGCCTTACAGCTTGGAAGTGAAACCGAAAATATTCGGTATCTATAACAGAACCAAGCTTGCCGTGGAATTAGCTTGGTTTGATTTCAAAAATAGCACTTTGGAATCAATAAAATTGAACAGCGGAAATCAAAGGGTGAAGTTGGACTACAGATTGGCTAAATCAACAACAAGAAATTCCCATGTTATGGCGTTCACTAAAATCAACACAACTTTAACATACCTTCGGCTAGAAATAGATGGAAATCTCAAGGCCTACACTTTCTACGAAGACAAAGAAGAAGACAGATTCCGTTGGCGCGTAACTTATAACATGCTTTAAGAATATGCTTTTGCATATCAGTAATATAGCTCTATAAGATAAGGATTTTCaataataagtggataaaacgaGTGGTTCCACAGCTATTCCAATAGGTTAGGGATTCCTATGTAGAGCTAGAATTTTatttcctttcttttgctttttttttttggttgaggGTTGTATTTTATTTATGATTTCTATTTTTTTCCGATTGAAGGgtatatttttattatgttttctATTAATAAATGCTTTGTCAACTGTGAGATCTCGATGGCTTGTTAATTTTCTTCTTCATACTGCTCTAAGCATATAGCATGTTACTTTATAGACTTCTAAATTTAGAACTTTAGGTAAAATCTAAAGTACTAGAATTCTTGGTCCCTATTAGAAATCAAACCTGAAATTTATAGAATTGATAGATATGTGTCTTGTCAACCAAAAAGATAAGAAACGGATGATAATTTGGCCAGCAAACTCAGCACAGTATTAGAATTATTAATTATTGGCTCCGATGAGAGTGCACCCGAAACCTGAAAAGTTTGTAGCTAAAGGCTTCAATGAGAGTGCAATAATCTTTGTtgttttttcatcattttttttcctaCCTTAAGTACATAGTGCTCCCTCCGTCCTGATTTATGTGATATTTTTCAGATTTTGAGAGTCAAAATTTTGTTTGTCCTTTAATCATTTTGAATTATTAATTATTGTGACATATAATACTTTTTTACATACTTCCCAAATATATAAAAGACTATTTGCTAAGTTTCTAGGAgactaaaagtattttttttttgtttaaaaaggcttttttgaaaaatttgaaatGTTTAATCGAAAtgaaaaagtgcttttgagcaTTAGAGTTTTTCTACTTTGAGGAGAAACTACAAATTTTAGCTTTTTCCAAGAACCAAAACCAGAAAGTTAATTTACTCAAGACAAAAATattcttaaaattaatttatatttttcaaattatctCTCATTATTTTaaccttttccttttttcttctattatcatttcttttcttttttacttcttCCATAATTTTATTCTCTTCTCCTATTTCCTCTTTGGAATAGTCTTTCAAGTATAAATAGATCTCTTCTTTTATacaataatttataaaaatggaGTTTTTGTTTATATTAAATGATGTATTTATATATTTAAATCATCATGTAAACAATAAATGTTACCAGATAATCAATATTATTTCTTTGGAACAACAATATTTTATATTgataaaataaaaatctttttatatttttactttatttttttatattttattgaatttctttatataaatatttaaatattattcTCTTTCTTAAATCATACTaattgcaaattgaacatttacttcttttttgtaatttgatactcaaaactcaaaagtactttttggaAAGAATAGCcaaatacaatttttttttatcaaaagcactACTCAAATGAAAAAGTCAAACACAAATCCTACCATACAAAGTACGTTTTCGAATAATACTTTTGAACAAAAGCATTTCTCGAACTAAGCAATATTGTTAGCTTAGCCAAAGGGGCTCGAAATTGTATTTTGAAAAGTGAAACTACGTCCCAACAAATTGTCACAATTAAAAGGATCAATTGTTAGAAAAGATAAAAGTGTTATATAAATTGGGATAGCCTACAGAGGAAGTATGATAAGTGCATTTTACCTGATATTAACCATGTAATTTctctcagaaaagcaaaaaaaattatGAGGTGGTAAAGCAAAGAAAACACACAAAGAAGTATTGCGTGACAATGCACCAAGTCTTGATTTGTCATGTCGAAATCGACGAAATCCAAACTTAGAATGACGAATTCTCATATATGCAAATGTTAAATCTAGATTTGCTATGGAAATCTAGCACCGAACCGAGAAGttatcatgaaattttcttataTAAAAAGATGTTGCCCAGTTAGTATAAGGCATTGCAGTAGATCTTGAATTTTCTGAAGATtttcagaaaaatatttttgtttctcAAGGAACAATTGAATAATATTCCAATTGTTGTTTCTCTTGATTAGAGCCAACTAGGGGTGGGTATTCGGTCTGTTCAGTTCGGTTTGAACAAATTCAGTTCAGTTATTTGGTTTTCAGTTTAGTAAAAGTAGTAACTGAAATAAGTTTAGTTCAGtctgattttttattttagttcAATTATTTCTAGTCCGTTTTCGGTTTGAATATTATCATATTTAGCTCCTTCTATGTAATAATTGGATTGACGAATTTGTTGCcagaaaaaacaagaaaatatttaataaaacGAGGGAAATAGTAAAAGATTGGCAAGGACAgagaacaaaaaaagaagaaatgagagaattataaaaaaaaaaaagcttactTGGAAAACAACAAGAAATCTGACAACAACGAAAACTGATGCAGCACATCGGCACAAGTGTATCAATGACGATAGAGACTAGAGGGGTGCAACAGAAGTTTGAAGAACCCTAGTGACTTAGAATAAAATGGAAGTTTTATTAGAGTTGAAAGTTTTAAGACTGGGAAAAGTCATTGACTTACTTATTTGGGTTGGGTCTTTGATGGAACTTAAAATTGGGCCTAATATTATTACCTATGGGATTAGCCTATATGTAGTTTAAATAATCCATTTTGCTAATAATTCGATTTTTTGGTTAACCGAACCAAATAAATCAATAACCGACGACCAAATCGAAAAACTAAAATTTCAAACTgaaaccgaccaaaaaaattgaataatcaaaataaaattTTTTTCGGTTCAGTCGGTTTCTTTGGTTCTAAccgatatatgcccacccctagaGCCAACCATTTGAAATGGTGTGTGATGTAACTGATATATTAGTAGGAGCAATATTAGTACAAAAGAGAGACACGATCTTCAGACTTATCCACTACACTAGTAGAACCCTTAATGAAGCTTTAACGAATTATGCCACAACTACGAAGGAATTACTGGCAGTAGTATCTgcatttgaaaattttcatttctAATTTATAGAAATAAAAATTACAGTTTACACTGATCTTGCAACTTTAAAGTACCTCTTAGCAAAGAAATATGTTAGACCTAGATTTCTAAGATAAATACTCCTTATACTAGAATTCAATCTTGAAATAAAAGATCGAAAAGGTTCAGAAAATTAGATAGATGATCATTTGTGTCGGTTCAAAAAATCCTCCCACTGAGATAAGATACGAAACAAAAATTTCTTGATGAACATATATTTTCAGTCACATTTGTTGTACATCGACCATCTTGGTTTGCTGATATTGCTATGTAACGACCCAGCTAGTCATTTTAAGTGTTGTAGCCTTGTTCCTCTATTTATGACTTATTCTATGTTCAATTGTTGTAGTCTGAGTTGCCGGGGTAGTTATTTTAATTTCGGGGATGTTTCAGAATAAATTGGGGCACTTAATCCCAAGTTGGAAgtctaagttgaaagagttgaccggatgttgacttatgtgtcaatggctccggaatggagttttgatgattcttatagctccatatggtaattgtagacttaggagtgtgtccggatattgatttggaggttcgtaggttaTTTTtccttgaaatggcaaaagttaaaACAATTAGAAGTTTggagagttgagaagtttgatcgagagttgatTTTGTGCTTACCTAGCTCGGATTTTGATTTCAAAATTTGGAATAGGTCTATTGTGTTATTtatgatatgtgtgcaaaatttgaggtctatcagagttgatttgataggcttCAGCATCGATTATAGATGTTGGGGGCGCAGGTGCGAAAAGAAGGTCGCAGGAGCGGATGCGCTTCTACGGATTAGGGTCCGTAGAAGCAGAGTTGGGTTGTAGCTGGTGATCATCGAAGCGAAGGTTCTATCCACAGATGCGATTCCTCCAATGCGAAGAGGGGGACCGAAGGTGCACGAGGTCGGGTGTGTAGTATAATTCCGCAGGGGCGAAGTtttgaccgcaaaagcggtatcGCAGAAACGGCTAAAAGGTCCGCAGAAGCGAAAAGCCTGGAAGTTAGAGGTGTTTATGATTCGGTTTGGATTGATTTTTCCCCAAAAAGAATCAAATCAAGTAAGTTGGTTATTCAAATATTggaatcaaaccaaaccaattaagctAATTTTTTTTCGATTCGGTTTTTATCGGTTTTTGGTTTTTTCGGTTattattagttttttttaaatatgagacatacactaccaaatacATAATCCGATGACTACATGTTCAACATAACACTATCAAACCAATTgatctttgagaaatctattgtttaccaagatatattgatgataatcgaatcaaatagtgatgaataatttaattACTCAATTAAAAGTTGATTGTTTTATCATAACATAAATTCTTGTActtagtgtaacgacccggccggccgtttcatgagttatagcctcttttctcccatttctgcttctttatatgttCTTTATCTGTATATCATTGCATCGTGTTgtttggtttgggttcggagtggttttggagtgaaatgaggcacttagtctcttatttaggagttcaagttggaaaaagtcaaccggatgttgacctATGAGTAAACTATctcagatttgaatttttatggttttgatagctccgttaggtgattttggacttaggagcatgtttgaAATGTAATTtgaaggtccgtggtagatttaggcttgaattgacaaaatttGAAATTTGGCATTTCTCGGTCGGCactggaaattttgatatcggggtcggaatgaaattctggaaattggagtaggtccgtattttcatttgtgacgtgtgtgcaaaggTTTACATCATTTGGACAAGGTTTGATAAGTTTCGACATTGTTTGCAAAAttcggaagtttagaagttcttaggcttgaatccgagggtgatttggtgttttcatgttgtttggagtgttccgaagttttgaataagtttgaatggtggtatgtgactggttggtagttttggttgaggccccgagggcctcgggatgaattcagatggCTAGCATAAGAGTTGGAAATTGGTTTGAGCAGCTGAAACTGCTGCTTCtgttatttccgcacctgcggattgggcaCCGCAGATGCGAGGTCCGTAGAAGCGGAAATGGACTGCAGAAGCAGATAAGGATCACAGGAGCGGAAGTTGGACCCCATCTGCAAGCCCGCAAGTGCGAGGCTTGGGGCGCAGGTGCGAAAGCTGGGGATTTAAGTGAAATGCGCAGATACGGTgtttggaccgcaggtgcagtcccGAAGGTGCGTGAATTTGGCCGATGGTGCGGAAATGCCTGGGCAAAAGTATAAATTAGACCCTACGCGAATTTTTGCCCATTCTTCACCATTGTTGGCCGGGTTTTGAGCTTTGGGCAGTGATTTTCAAGAGGAAATCGAGGAGTATCAGTGAGGTAAGCCACTTGGGCTTTATTATTTGTGTTTGTGATAATTTTCCTACTGTTTAATCATGGAATTAGTGGGAATTTAGGGTGAAGTTGAAGGGGCTAGGGATTGAGTTTTGGAGCattttaattgaggatttgaggggtcaaatggagtcGGATTTTAATAAAtcttgtatgtatagactcgtgagtggaaaatgtttctagttttgtgatttttgttggatTCCAAAACGTGGACCTAGGGGTCGGATTTGcgtgaatttcgggattttggtttgaattgatagtttttcgtgtggaattgattccttagcctatattgattgcattttattgattttggttagattcgggacgtttggaggccgattccagaGGCAAAGGTGTAGCGGAATAGgatttggcttggtttgaggtaagtaacgcttccaaacttggttctaagggttcgaaaccccgaactacgtGTTATGCGAtttatattgaggtgatgcaaatgccaagtgatgggcgtgtgggtgtgcactgTGAGAATTATggcctggttcattccatggcaccgcttagtgactctttcttgttgatatttgtgttgtgattatatgattaaggaaatgaactatgaatcatgctaattatcatgttagggTTTCACACCAATACTGTTGAGACTCGAGTGGTcttttcttgctgtcatctcattagtttcattgatattcCGTACTTAATTTTGtatatgcatatcatatcatggCTCAGTCTCAGTTTttattatttggcacatcatatcattgttttgggtgagtttcatgGTTTTATGAGCCTATATGTGTGAGAttagagagtgatgactgagtaagaccgatggcctgattatgagtggcagttatgggatcgggttgcacgccgcaataattatgttgatgattatgatagcgcaTGAGATGTAGGAGCCCCTTTGGAGTCTGtaacatacccccagtgagcgcagatgatatttgagggatggatttccctggatatggatttgtccgaagtattgatacCTGGAGACGGATTTCTCCTCAAGGTTGGATTACCCTTGTTCCTCGGTACCAGTTGACTTGCAGTCAGtgttgtatatattccgggatagaCTTCCCTGGGCCGGATGACCATATGCAGTACCGAGTGATTGAGCACTTAAGAGTGGGAACACACAATGTATTTTCATACATTTCTGGCATTGCCATATAGAGATTTGCTGAACTTTATACTTCACATTGTTTGAACTAGTATTTACTTTATTGTTGAGTTGAATAATTGAATTGCCAGCATGCCTATGTTACTGTACAATTTAATTGTGTTATAATTGCTGAGGtttagttcgtcactacctgtcagtccataatttggacttgttacttactgagttggtgtactcacgttaccccatgcaccttgtgtgcagatccaggtatctcaggtCATGGTAGCAGCTGTTGACTATTATGGTTGCGGATTATCACCGGAGATAGTGAGGTAGCTGCCTGACGATCGTAGTCCCGCCTTTCTCCTTCTTTATGTTCCTTCTAGTATACTTCGGCTACTTTTAGACTATTTTTGGTCTTGTTATGTTTTGGAACAATTGTAgtattgctcatgacttagtgacacctgaGGTCGGGCTTTTATTTCCGCATTTTGGTTTTTGACTTTATATCTTTTATGGAAATTTCAGTTGAAAAAGGTTGTTATTTAAGTTTTAATGAAAtgttgaacttttttggaatgtGTCGGCTgtcctagttccatgataggctcaatcacgaccgggtttgttttggggtcgtgacaagtttgtattagagcctaggtaacataggtctcatgagtcatgagcaggtttagtagagtcttgcggatcggtacagagatgtctgtacttatctttaagaggctatagaacctttagaaaaacttcacattcttgaattcttgtcatgcgaatctgttgattctggtactaaacttctgttattttattctctcaaaaatggtgaggacacatgctactggtccggatggacgaccactagtaccaccagttggggccactagaggccggggtcgcggtcgaggccgtattaggggcaggggtgtggcacGTACAACAGTTAGGGTAGcgcctgcagatccaccaaccgctccagttcatgatcaggttcTAGTTGTGGACtctccagcaggaccagctcaagCACCGAttgtgcctattgttatcccaGTCTTGCTCAGGTAGTCGCCATTTCTGCTACATCAGCTACTTCCTAGGCTAGGTGAGACACTCAGTCTCTTGCCGCCCGTATACTCTAGCAGGTTGCtcagggacttcagacatcggaggcaccaccagcccagccagttgcacctGTTTAGGATTATGTGGTGCCAGTCATGCCTGTTGACGAGCAGTGTcgattggagagatttggtaggcttcaccctccgacttttagtggtgtagagggcgaggatgcctagggtttcttggataagtttcagaggattcttcatacaacgggtattctagagaccagtggggtctcattcaccACTTTTCAATTCTTTAGCGCTACATTTACTTGGttggaggcttatgagaggcgtagacctattggtgcagcaccccttacctggtagcagttctccgttctctttctggagaagtatgtgtcgtagtctcgcagagaggagctgcgcagataGTTCGAGTAGTTGCATTAGGATcatatgactgtgatgcagtatgagatgaggttttttgATTTAGCCcatcatgctgtttggttggctCCTACAGacagggagaggattaggaggttcgtgaTGGCCTTGCTTATCAGCTACACATTCTTATGACTAAGGAGAGAGTGTCTgatgcttcttttgaggaggtagttgacatttccaaagaAATAGAGTTAGTTCGCTGCCAGGAGagagttgagagggaggccaagaggcctcgaggatctggtattTTTAGTGGTGTTCCTTCTGGAGGTCAGTTCCAGCACGACAGAGGCtatccattcagacatgctcagtcagctcatCTGGGACACTATGGTGGATCATCTGGCCATGGATCTCATAGTTCAtatcagtgcccttccagctcagagtttgaTTCATGCACCATCAGTTCAAGGTTCATCTATTCCTGGTTCTTCTAGTAGGTATCCCGTTGCTCGAGGCTCCCTTAAGTCCCCATTGCTAGTTGCCGGTAgtggttgctttgagtgtggataattgggtcatatcaagaggttttGTCCCGGTATTACAGAAGGTTCATCACAACCGAGGAGTCAaccatcgacttcagcaccagttacttccccacccaTCCAGCCAGCttggggtggaggtcagtcatctaggggtcgccctagaagggAAGGTCGATCAGATGGTGGTCAGGCCTATTTCAATGCGCTCCCAGCCGGACCAGATGCTATTACTTCAGATGTCATGATCAtatgtattgtctcagtctgccatagggatgcctttgtattatttgaccctggttccactttttcatatgtgtcatcatattttgcccattatttagatatgccccgtgagtctcttatttcatctgtttGTGTATTTACTAAGGTaagcgatactattgttgtggaccgcgtatatcggtttttgtagtgactattggggattTTGAGACC
Coding sequences:
- the LOC138874185 gene encoding epidermis-specific secreted glycoprotein EP1-like — its product is MSPSLPTTLVASLFLFCQIFSSIAQVPVENTFKFVNEGELGPFVVEYQADYRVFSGIFTNPFQFCFYNTTPNAWTLALRMGTVRSESLMRWVWEANRGNPVKENATFSLGTDGNLVLAEANGRIAWQTNTAKKGVTGFKLLPNGNFVLHNSKGKFIWQSFDHPTDTLLVGQSLRLSGPNKLVSRASMKKNVNGPYSLEVKPKIFGIYNRTKLAVELAWFDFKNSTLESIKLNSGNQRVKLDYRLAKSTTRNSHVMAFTKINTTLTYLRLEIDGNLKAYTFYEDKEEDRFRWRVTYNML